One Micromonospora sp. FIMYZ51 genomic window carries:
- the glgB gene encoding 1,4-alpha-glucan branching protein GlgB — MDQLISGETHDPHAVLGAHPADGRTVIRTLRRGAGEVSVLVGERRYPMKRVHDVGVFETIVPGEVLDYRVDVDGQAHDDPYRHPPTLGELDLHLIGEGRHERLWAALGARVLDGGVAFAVWAPNAQGVRVIGDFTGWAPDDGWPMRSLGSSGVWEIFVPGAPAGARYKYRILGADGHWRDKADPLAAYAEVPPATASVVHRSAYRWTDADWLARRAQRQPHQEPMSVYEVHLGSWRPGLGYRELAEQLAAYVVELGFTHVEFLPVMEHPFGGSWGYQVTGYFAPTSRFGDPDDFRYLVDRLHAAGIGVILDWVPAHFPKDDWALARFDGTPLYEHPDPRRGEHPDWGTYVFDFGRREVRNFLVANALYWLDEFHIDGLRVDAVASMLYLDYSRSDGQWAPNQYGGRENLEAIAFMQETNATVYKHHPGVVMIAEESTAWPGVTRATSDGGLGYGFKWNMGWMHDTLLYTSKDPIYRQHHHNQLTFSLAYAFSENYVLPISHDEVVHGKGSLVGKMPGDTWQRLANVRVLLAYMWAHPGKQLLFMGCELADEREWSEERGLDWYLLHDPARAGVQRLVADLNRVYRDTPALWAQDTSPAGFRWLAGDDVANNTVSFIRIAPDGSTLVCVANFSALPLEDYRIGLPATGAWAEILNTDAHHYGGSGVGNLGTVYAEPLPWHGQPASAALRVPPLGALWLRLG; from the coding sequence ATGGACCAGCTGATCTCCGGGGAGACCCACGACCCGCACGCCGTGCTCGGGGCGCATCCGGCGGACGGGCGTACGGTGATCCGCACCCTGCGTCGGGGCGCGGGTGAGGTGAGTGTGCTTGTCGGCGAGCGGCGGTACCCGATGAAGCGGGTGCACGACGTCGGCGTGTTCGAGACGATCGTCCCCGGTGAGGTGCTCGACTACCGCGTCGACGTGGACGGGCAGGCGCACGACGACCCGTACCGTCATCCGCCGACCCTCGGTGAGCTGGACCTGCACCTGATCGGCGAGGGCCGGCACGAGCGGCTCTGGGCGGCGCTCGGCGCCCGCGTCCTCGACGGCGGCGTCGCCTTCGCGGTGTGGGCGCCGAACGCCCAGGGCGTACGGGTGATCGGCGACTTCACCGGCTGGGCACCCGACGACGGCTGGCCGATGCGCTCGCTCGGCTCCTCCGGCGTCTGGGAGATCTTCGTGCCCGGGGCACCGGCCGGTGCCCGGTACAAGTACCGGATCCTCGGCGCCGACGGGCACTGGCGGGACAAGGCCGACCCGCTCGCCGCGTACGCGGAGGTGCCGCCGGCCACCGCCTCGGTGGTGCACCGCTCGGCGTACCGGTGGACGGACGCGGACTGGCTGGCCCGGCGGGCGCAGCGGCAGCCGCACCAGGAGCCGATGAGCGTCTACGAGGTGCACCTCGGCTCCTGGCGACCCGGCCTGGGTTACCGGGAGCTGGCCGAGCAGCTGGCCGCGTACGTGGTGGAGTTGGGCTTCACCCACGTGGAGTTCCTGCCGGTGATGGAACATCCGTTCGGCGGCTCGTGGGGCTACCAGGTCACCGGCTACTTCGCCCCGACCTCCCGGTTCGGCGACCCGGACGACTTCCGCTACCTGGTGGACCGGCTGCACGCCGCCGGCATCGGCGTGATCCTGGACTGGGTGCCGGCGCACTTCCCCAAGGACGACTGGGCCCTCGCGCGCTTCGACGGCACCCCGCTCTACGAGCACCCCGACCCGCGTCGCGGCGAACACCCCGACTGGGGCACGTACGTCTTCGACTTCGGCCGCCGCGAGGTACGCAACTTCCTGGTCGCCAACGCGCTGTACTGGCTTGACGAATTCCACATCGACGGGCTGCGGGTGGACGCGGTCGCCTCGATGCTCTACCTGGACTACTCCCGCTCCGACGGGCAGTGGGCGCCGAACCAGTACGGCGGCCGGGAGAACCTGGAAGCCATCGCGTTCATGCAGGAGACCAACGCGACGGTCTACAAGCACCACCCCGGTGTGGTGATGATCGCCGAGGAGTCCACCGCCTGGCCCGGAGTGACCCGGGCGACAAGCGACGGCGGGCTGGGCTACGGCTTCAAGTGGAACATGGGCTGGATGCACGACACCCTGCTCTACACCTCCAAGGACCCGATCTACCGGCAGCACCACCACAACCAGCTCACCTTCTCCCTGGCGTACGCCTTCAGCGAGAACTACGTGCTGCCGATCAGTCACGACGAGGTGGTGCACGGCAAGGGCTCACTTGTCGGCAAGATGCCTGGCGACACCTGGCAACGGCTGGCCAACGTACGCGTGCTGCTGGCGTACATGTGGGCCCACCCGGGCAAGCAACTGCTCTTCATGGGCTGCGAGCTGGCCGACGAGCGGGAGTGGAGCGAGGAACGCGGCCTCGACTGGTACCTGCTGCACGACCCGGCCCGCGCCGGAGTACAACGGCTCGTCGCCGACCTCAACCGGGTCTACCGGGACACTCCCGCCCTGTGGGCGCAGGACACCTCCCCGGCCGGCTTCCGCTGGCTCGCCGGTGACGACGTCGCCAACAACACCGTCTCGTTCATCCGGATCGCCCCCGACGGCAGCACCCTGGTCTGCGTGGCCAACTTCTCCGCGCTGCCGCTGGAGGACTACCGCATCGGCCTACCGGCCACCGGCGCCTGGGCGGAGATCCTCAACACCGACGCCCACCACTACGGCGGCTCCGGCGTCGGCAACCTCGGCACCGTGTACGCCGAACCCCTCCCCTGGCACGGCCAACCCGCCTCCGCTGCCCTCCGCGTCCCCCCACTCGGCGCCCTCTGGCTCCGCCTGGGGTGA
- a CDS encoding phosphatase domain-containing protein codes for MPPTAAGQLAIPNLHRAARIEDAVHSLVERRLRRTGWRINIIAYTGYGAPGWVRVMCRVLLGRPDTRQRGRLEKVRGWRSFTTLPAKHVTVTIETGGVVHEAQADRSGFIDTVVPADLPPGWGSVRLSIPDAEPVDAPVRILDPEVRFGVLSDIDDTVMVTALPRPLLAAWNTFVLDEHARAAVPGMAVLYERLVTAHPGAPVFYLSTGAWNVAPTLTRFLSRHLYPAGPLLLTDWGPTHDRWFRSGREHKRATLARLAKEFPDVRWLLVGDDGQHDQEIYREFAAAHPDNVAGVAIRRLSPTQAVLAGSLPVPHDGPEEGPVGQKWLSAPDGAGLWTLLRGAGLV; via the coding sequence GTGCCACCCACTGCCGCTGGCCAACTGGCCATACCGAACCTGCACCGGGCCGCGCGGATCGAGGACGCCGTGCACTCACTGGTCGAGCGCCGGCTGCGGCGGACCGGCTGGCGAATCAACATCATCGCGTACACCGGTTATGGCGCGCCGGGTTGGGTGCGGGTGATGTGCCGGGTGCTGCTGGGGCGTCCGGACACCCGGCAGCGCGGTCGGCTGGAGAAGGTACGCGGCTGGCGCAGCTTCACCACCCTGCCGGCCAAGCACGTCACGGTGACGATCGAGACGGGTGGGGTGGTGCACGAGGCGCAGGCGGACCGCAGCGGCTTCATCGACACCGTGGTGCCGGCGGACCTGCCGCCAGGGTGGGGTTCGGTACGGCTCAGCATTCCGGACGCCGAGCCGGTGGACGCACCCGTACGCATCCTGGACCCGGAGGTCCGCTTCGGCGTCCTCTCCGACATCGACGACACGGTGATGGTCACCGCGCTACCCCGACCGCTCCTCGCCGCCTGGAACACCTTCGTGCTGGACGAGCACGCGCGGGCGGCGGTGCCCGGCATGGCGGTGCTGTACGAGCGCCTGGTGACCGCCCATCCCGGTGCTCCGGTGTTCTACCTGTCCACCGGCGCGTGGAACGTGGCTCCGACGCTGACCCGGTTCCTGTCCCGGCACCTCTATCCGGCCGGGCCGCTGCTGCTGACCGACTGGGGACCCACCCACGACCGCTGGTTCCGTAGCGGTCGCGAGCACAAGCGGGCCACCCTGGCCCGGTTGGCCAAGGAGTTTCCCGACGTACGCTGGCTGCTCGTCGGCGACGACGGACAGCACGACCAGGAGATCTACCGGGAGTTCGCGGCCGCCCATCCGGACAACGTGGCCGGCGTGGCGATCCGCCGCCTTTCGCCCACCCAGGCGGTGCTCGCCGGTAGCCTGCCCGTCCCGCACGACGGCCCGGAGGAGGGGCCGGTGGGGCAGAAGTGGCTCTCCGCGCCCGACGGCGCCGGCCTCTGGACCCTGCTGCGCGGCGCCGGCCTGGTCTGA